The stretch of DNA GTGCGATCCGCCAAAGGTATTGCTCAGGTCCACAAAGTAGTGTTTGTTGGTCAAGTTGGTCCCGGTCAGCTTGACCGACCAGTTTTCGCCAATCGATTTGCCCAGTGCTAGATCAACAATGCCGTAACCGGGCAGGTGCGCCGGGCCGTCGCCGTTGAGGAAGCCTGATCCATGGGCCACGTTGCCGGAGATCCAGCTTCTATATGGAAGCGTGGCGCTGAAACCGGTACTCAGCGTGTTGCGCTGGTCGTGGTCCAAGAAGAAGAAGCCGGCGCTGGGCGGAGTGAAATCAGTGAGGCCGCCGGTGACGGCGCCTGATCCTTCCGCCGACTGGTGCGAGTACACCATGTGCACGTCCAGCTTCTTGAACAGATGCGGCGCGCGCACGGTAACTTCGGTTCCGGTCATGCGAGCGCCTTCAATGGTCAGCGGGAAGAACAGGTTGGAGCTTCCGATGGCATCATGGTCAAAGAAGTTATGCGCGCCGGTGCGGAAGTTGTCCACTTCCAGGGCCCACCCGCGTATGGGGATAGTGATGCCAATCTCGCGCTGTTCGTCGCGTTCACCGCGCAGCGGCAGGAAGGCCAGAGATTGGCCGGCCAGCAGTTGTTGCAGGCCGTTGCCGGCGGTGTCTAGGGGCGGCGCCTGATAGAAGCGTCCGTACGAACCGCGTAGTACCCATTTGAGGCGCGGAATCTGGATGGCCACACCCAGGCGCGGACTGCCTGCAGTTTCGGTAATCAGTCCGGCAAAACGCGTGAAACGAACGCCCGCGTTGAGAGTGAGCCAGGAAAAAGCTTTGAACTGGTCTTCGATGAACAGAGCTTCCAGGTCCCCGCTCGCTTTCTGCCGCGTCAGCGGAATATTGACGGGAACCAGGACGGCCGTGTCCGGATCAAGAGTGTTGCCCTGGAGACCTATCAAAGTGCTGTCATGCTGCCCAAAGCCGTAGACTCCGATTTTTGCGTTGTGGCGTCCGCGAACGATTCCCAGCGAAGCCTGGCCGCCCAGGTAGAAAGACGCCCGGTTGTCGGTGGTGACCAATCGGTCCGCGGCATCGCCAAGTCCTTCAAAAGCCGCGCGGTTGAAATGATATGAGGGCGATAGGGTGAACACAATACCCGGCCCCGCATTGTGTATCCAGGAGAAGCTGCCAAAAGTATCTTGCTCGCGTTCGCGATCGCGGATGCCAACGGCCTGGTCTCCGAGGTTGTTGGGCACTTGATAGCGGTCAGTGCGGGCCGATCCCACAAAGCGCAGTTGGTCATTCGGCGTCCGGTTGAAGATCAGCGAGGTAAACGCCCCGACGCCCGATCCCAGGTTGTGCAGGTTGCCGCTGGCCGGCGTGGCCAGACCATGGTCCGTCCGGTTGCCATTCACGCTGAAGTAGTAAGCGGCCTTGTCGTTGTGGTCGCCGAAGCTTAGCTGGTCATCCGTGGCGTCGAAGTTGCCGAAGCTGGTGACCAGCTCGCCCTGGCGGCTGCGTTCAAAACCAGTTCGCGTGGCCACATTGAAGACGCCATACGTGCGGTCGCCGAACTCGGCGGAGTAGCTGCCGCGCTGTTCTTCCACGTAGTCAATGTCTTTGGGGTTGAACTGCGGCCCCACGTTGGTGGCGATGTTGGTGTTGATCACGGGAATGCCGTCAATCGCCCAGGTGATTTGGTGTCCGCCGCGCACGTGAAGCTGGTCATGGACCATCGTGGCCCCAGGCGTAAAGTTCGTGACCATGGCCAGGCTGTTGCTGCTGTCCGCTCCGGGAGTTTGCGCGATTTCCGCACGGCTCACCAGGGCTTGCGGTGTGGACGACGCCGGATTCACCATCTCCGGCTCCGCGGAAACCTCCACTTTTTCCGTGTGTGCGGCCACCGCCAGCGCGAAATGCAACTCAAGCACGTTTTCGGACGAAATGGCGCCAGACTGCTGGTCTGCGGCGAATCCCGGCGAAGTCACGGTAATGTCATACTCGCCCACCGGAATGTTGAGGATAGTGGCCGCACCATCGTCATTCGTAACCGCTGTCTGCTTGAACGCCGAGGTGCGGCTCTGCACCAGCACCTGCGCTCCCTTCACCGGGCGGTGTTGTGGATCATGGACAATGGCTTTCACCGTCCCGAACACGGAAGCAAAAATCTGCGCCGGCGCCAGCAGCGCCAGTACAAAGATCATTGCAATTTGTCGCTTGAACATTGCTCGTCCCCTTGAAAACTACTCCGTCTTCCTGCAAGGCCTTGTTCGCAGCCACGCCCAAATTCCCCGTAACATTGAGTCTGCAGAACGCCACAGGAAACACTCCAGAGGCTTATTTCGGCAGCAAAACATGTTTGGGGAGGGCGCGAAACCGCACTCTGACAGAGATCAGAATTCTCCGACTACGTCCGGAATTCGACTTTCTCTGTCTTAGGCGAGGGACTGAGTTGAGGGCGGACCGCGGTCCGTGTGCGAAGAAAAACCGGCGCTGGTGAACATGACCAGCGCATAGGAAGACTCTTTGTCGGTCACTGCCAGAGGGACAGGGAGCGATATTGGTGCGGCTACTGTCCCGCTTTGTACCCTGCCCTGAACGCAGCAATTCATGGGGCAGTTTTCTGGATTGGCATTGGCAAGCACCACGCCGTGCGACGCGGGAGCGCCGCCGTGGCGATGCTCAGGCATCCCGTCACAATCGTGGGCGTCATGGTGCGTCATGCCCACGCGATGGCACGCCATGGGCTCGTTGCCACTGGACTGCGCGACCGCCCACACCGGCGACAAAGGCACCGTGAGGAGCGCAGCCACCATCGTTAGGGACAAGAACCGCCGCATCGTAGCCTGCATAATACCCTCAAAGGCGTCACAAGAGCAATGGGTGATTCCCCTCGGCCGCAACATTAAATTCTTTAATTTGATGGACTTACCGAACGATTTCAGCCGAAGATAGGGCCAGCCACTTCATTAAAGCACCCTCGGCGCCACCGGGCTTCTCCGTGTCTGGAAGGCGGCCACAACGACGTTATGGACAACTCGAAACCCAAGAAAAGGCCCCTGGCGGTAGACCACCAGGCCTTGAGCGCCAAGTTTGGCCAACCGGCTTTCTCTGCCAGGCCCTCCGGCGCACCCGTGTATCACGGGTTCCAGGTGCTGGCGGACGTCTCCGTGCAAGGCTTTACTTTGGGCAAGATCACCGACTTTGAAGCCGAGCCCTCCGACGACGGTGACGCGTTCGTCATTGCCCCGGACAACAGCCGCTGCGGCCTTACCTGGCATGTCTCCTCGGAACCTTACTTTAGCGTCATCGTGCCCCACGAAAACGAACGCTGGGGCGTGTGGGCGGTCAGTTTTCCATATCCGATGACCAGCCGGGAGAACGCGCGACGCAACCTGGAGCATATCTTCCCTCGCCTGCAGGAAGAGTGGGTGCGCTGGCGGACCCGGGGTTAAGGCGTCATCCACGGGCCGCGCCTCAGCTTGCTTCCTGATGCCGCAAGAACCCATCCTCATTTATCATTAATGTTCAACATTGGCCTGAGATGTTGCGCCTGCGACAAATCGCATTGAAACTTGCAGTGACCAGCCTAACGTTGGCCGTCTTCACTCCCGTTTTCTGTTCAGCCAGTGCTCTTCCTGACTTGAATTCGCCTTCTCAAGTGGCAGCCTCTCATACCTCCTGTCACGATCCAGCGCCGCCCGCTCCGCAGGCGCCGGTGCAACATCAGAAGTGCTGCAGCCCCCGGCGCGCTCCAGCTACAGTCTCAGCACGCTATGTTCCGGCCCAGTCTACGGACATTGGAGCTACTCTCAATCCGGTTCTTCCCGATCGCACAACGTGTCATGGCGTCGCCCTGCGATCCACAGTTGAGTGGCTTGCTCCTCCCGGCTATGTGCCTCTCCGCATCTGATCCGTTCCTTTCTTTGCTTCATTTCTCTGCGCGTGCATGTCAAACACCTGCGCGGCGGGGTTTTGATAATGCATCCAAACAGTTCTTGGCAAGGCCAGGGGTCAATGAAACCAGCAATCTTCTTATTCTTACTTATTCTTTCGTTCACGCTCGGGTCGCGCGCGCAATCCCAGGACGCGTCGCCACCGAAGCAACAGCCGCCTCCTGCTCACAGCCACCAGCACGAACCCGCCGACAAGAAGCCGGCGATGGAGTCCATGCCCGGCATGCAGCACGATGATTCGGCCGCGGCGTCGCCTACTTTCATTGATGAAATACTCCACCATGCCACGCCCGGCACCAGTGCTGAACCCAACTCCACGGACGAACCCATGCTCATGCGCGCCCGCGGCAAATGGCGGTTCATGTTCCATGGCGCAGCCTTCGTCAACTTTGAGCAACAGAGCGGCCCGCGCGGCTACGACAAAGTGTTCTCCACCAGTTGGCTCATGCCCATGGTGCAGCGCGAGCTTGGGCCCGGCCGCCTGACTCTGCGCACCATGGTCAGCCTGGACCCGGCGACGGTCACCGGGCGATGGTATCCCGAGCTGTTCCAGCAGGGCGAAACCGCGTTCGGCAAGCCGATCAATGACGGCCAGCACCCGCACGATTTTCTTATGGAAATTGCCGCGCTCTATGACTGGAAGCTGGGCAAGCACACGCTACTGTCTTTCTACGCTGCGCCGGTCGGTGATCCGGCCATGGGTCCGGCGGCGTTTGAGCATCGCGTACCGGCGTCAGAAAATCCTCTTGCGCCTCTCGGCCACCATCTGGAGGACTCGACCCACATTGCCGATGACGTGATCACTGCCGGCCTGACCTACAAGCAGGTTCGTCTTGAGGCCTCCGGCTTTCACGGCCGCGAACCCGACGAATTTCGTTGGAACCTTGACACCGGCGCAATCAATTCCTGGTCCACTCGGCTCACCGTGCAGCCACGCCTGAACTGGAGCGCGCAGTATTCTCTCGGCCACTTCACCAGCCCGGAGCAACTGCATCCTGAGGAGGACGTCCTGCGCATGACAGCTTCCGTGATCTACAACCGGCCGCTTTCCCGCGGAAACTGGGCGGCCATGTTGCTATGGGGACGCAACCATTCTTTGGCTGGCGGCGCAAACACCAATGGCTATCTCGCGGAATCCACGCTGCGCTTCGTCGAAAACAATCGTATTTGGACCCGGATAGAAAATGTTGACCGCACGACTGATCTGCTGCTGGGCAAGCAGCCGGAGCCTCCGGGATTCCAGGAACAATTCCTGGCCCGGGTGCAAGCCTATTCATTCGGATATGATCGCGACTTCAACTTGGTGAAGGGCTTGTCCACGGCAGTGGGCGGACAGGTCACCTTTTACGCGAAGCCAGATTTCTTGACGCCGCTTTACGGACAGCATCCCGCTGGGGCTATATTGTTTGTGCGAATTCGCCCCACCGGCGGCGGGCATCACCACTGAGCGGACAAATTCACCCAAAGGAGTGGGACTCATGAAGACTTCTCGGCGCAATTTTATCGGCAATACTTTCATCGGCGGCGCGTCCGCTCTCATCGCCACAACGGTTGGCCAGCCGCTGTGGGCAGCCCAGCAGAAGGCTGCCGAACCGGCCAAGCCGAAGGAAGAAGCAGACGAAGACGTCTCCGCGAATGAAGACCTGATGCGCGAACACGGCGTGCTCAATCGCATACTTCTGATTTACGACGAAGGCCTCCGCCGCATCCAGGCCAAAGAGAAATTTGATCTGGACATTATCGGCAAGTCTGCCGGGTTGATCACCCGCTTCATTGAGGACTATCACGAAAAAATCGAAGAAAACCACATCTTCCCGCGCTTTGAGCAAGCGGGAAAGATGGTCGAGCTCACCGTGAACCTGCGCGCGCAGCACGCTATGGGGCGCCGGGTGACCGAGCGCATTGCCGCTTCCGTGAAATCCAAAGACCTGCCGGCCATGAGCACGGCGCTGGCCGCCTTCGTGCGCATGTATCGCCCACATGAAGCGCGCGAGGACACTGTGCTCTTCCCCGCCCTGCACAAACTGGTCAGCCCGCATGAGTATGACGCCATGGGCGAGCAGTTTGAGGCGATCGAGCGCAAGACCTTTGGCGGCGATGGTTTTGACATGGCCGTGGACCAGGTCACGGACCTGGAAAAACAATTCGGCATCTACGATATTTCCCAGTTCACGCCGAAGTAGCGTCTCAGCGCCAGGCCGGGATGCCCCGCTTGGTCAGCAGGTATACCGCGAATGTCCCCAGCCAATGCGCGCCGACGTAGTGTTCGCCGGTTAGGGCAGCTAAACCGGCTTCCGCGTGCACACTGGAGGACGCCAGCAGGTCGGCAAAGCGCGGATCGTCCACTGACAAGGCGGAGGCCATGCCGTCCAGCATCCACGCGCGGCTCAGATTCAACCCGTCCAGGTGGGAGAATTTCGGGTCGGCGGGGTCGGGCGAGACAACCGGTTTCAGCGCGTCCGCCAGATGCGGCATGAACATTCCCAGCCACGCAGCAAACTCTGCTGCGTTCACCGCGCGGCGCATCAGGTCGGCTTCGCCCAGTCCGGGCGAAAGAAAATCTTCTCCGGAGGGCTCATAATCCAACGGGCAGTTTTTGTCGGCCAAAAAGAAATCGCGCGCGCGGCGAACCAGCAGTTCGGCAAAGTTTTTCTCGCGCTTGCTGTGCGCGTAGTCCAGCATCAGTCCCATGGAAAATGCGGTTTGGCTGTGCTCGCCGCTGCGCACCGGGTAAGGCAACTTAAGCAGCCAATCGAGCAACCGTAATCGAGCCGCTTCTTCCAGCGGGCGAAGGTGCTCAGCCAGGAGTGCCGCATTAGAAATCGTCTCCGGAGGACCGGCCTGACACTCGTGCAACTCTTGCGCTAACTGCAGCAGCCAAGCCAGCCCGTAAGGGCGCTCAAAACTCTGCCGCCCGGCGCCACCCATGTAAGCAACTTCCTGAGCGATGTTCTCCGGCGTAAGACTGCGCTGCAACGCTTGCCGGGCTGGCGGTGCGAAATCCTCTTCGGGAAAAAGTCTTACCAGGCGGACCAACGTCCAGTGGGTATGCACGGCGGAATGCCAGTCATAGCATCCGAAAAACGCAGGCGTGAGTTTGCGCGGAGGCACAGCGTCAGCATCGCCCTCGATCACATGGCTGATCTTGTTGGGATATTCGCGACCCACGCAAGCTAGCGCCATGCCGGCTACCCGCGCGGCCAGGGAAGAATCCAGAGTCTTGCCGGTCGTCATCTATGAAAGCCTGATTTGATGAAATCCGATACGCGAACCTGTTTATAGATATAACACAGGGGTGATTGCCGCAGAACTTCGCCGCCTCCGCGACGACCGGAAGGCGCCCAGCAACGAGAGGTCAGCTTTTTCTTTGGGAGTACGGCCGCTGCAACGTCGGAAAAACGCAGCAGCGGCCCTTGCGGGACTTGTGACGGGACGGCGATCTTAGGCCGCAGTTTTGATCAAGCGCTCAACCACTTCAGGCAGAAATTGCTCGGCTTGCTGAACGGAAAAATTGGCGGGGTAGCCGCAACGCTCTTGCGACGCAATGTCGCGGAGCACGCCTTCCACCGCGCCCAACAAAACGGACCGCATCATCTGGACATAATACGGCTGCGTGTGGGGTGAAACCTCGGCAATCAAAGAATCCGCCAGCGCCACCAGGTCCGTATAGCTGGGGGTGAGCATCATCATCTCACCGCCTGCCATGCGGCGGCCCTCAAGCAGGATAAGATCGCGCAGTTCACGGTCCTGGCCCAGGTGCTGGACCATGGCCCGCGCCATGTTTTTCAGTTTCTTCTGCGGTGACGCAACCTCTTGCAGACGAGTCAGGCGCACGATTAAACGACTCCACCCTTCTTCAAAGATGCATCGCAGCAATTCGTCTTTGCTGCCGAAGTGCTCGCTCAGCACAGATTCGCTGGCCTGCGCTTCACGACAGATGGCATGGAGAGTTGTGTTTTCGTATCCGACGACCGAGAACAAATGTTTAGCGGCCCCGAGCAAGCATGCTCGGGAATGGTCTTGCGGCAAATGATGCAATTTAGGCGTAGCCAAGGTCATCCTCCTTAGCTCGCGAAACAATTCTAGCGACCCCGCCGGTCCCGGAAAGTCCCGCAGGCAAATTATTGTGCGGATTGTAGCCTACAAACTTAAGATAATGCAACACGATTAAGCGATTTAATGCTGGATGACGCCGGTCACAGCCCGGCGGCACGAACGCCCGTGTAGTATGTTTGCTGTTGCGTCCCCGCGGCTTGAGTTCCTGGGATGGCTGTGCAAGAAACTGCACATACGATTTGCTGGTTCCTTGGCCCCTGGAGCTGCTCCGCCAGGAGATACGAATGGAAAGCACTCTACTCATCCACCGGCTCCATTTTGCTTTCACCGTCACATTTCATTATCTGTTTCCGCAGCTCACCATGGGACTGGCGCCGCTGATCGTGATCATGAAAACCATGGCCCTGCGCACGCAGAATGATCTCTACAACCAGGCAGCGCGCTTCTGGGCCAAGATCTTCGGCATCAATTTCATCATGGGCGTGGTCACCGGCATTCCCATGGAATTCCAGTTCGGCACCAACTGGTCGCATTTCTCACGCTTGACGGGTGGCGTGATTGGCCAGCCGCTGGTGATGGAAGGCGTATTTGCGTTCTTCCTGGAGTCAGCGTTTCTGGGATTGTTCCTCTACGGCGAAAAACGTCTCAGCCCCAAAGGCCATTGGTGGGCCGCGTTTCTGGTGTTCGCGGGATCATGGCTCTCCGGCTACTTCATCATCGTGACGGACGCCTGGATGCAGCATCCCGTCGCCTTCGAGCGCATGAGTGACGGCCAGTTTCAGGTCACCAGCTTCTGGGGCCTGCTGATGAATTCCTGGGCCGTGGTGCAATACGCACATAACATGACTGGCGCCGTGACTACGGGCGCATTTGTCATGGCCGCGGTGGGCGCTTACTACCTGCTGCAAGGAAAATTTACGGAATACGGCCGCGTGTTCCTGCGGATGGGCGTCATCGCCGGACTCATCGTGTGCGTCCTTCAGATCTTTCCCACCGGCGACCTGCATGGCAAGATGCTGGCCAAGTATCAGCCGGCCACCACGGCGGCCATGGAAGGCTTGTTCACGTCGGAGTCCGGCGCGCCCATGGTGATCCTGGGCCAGCCCGATGAAGAACACCAGCGAATCGACAATCCCCTGGTAGTGAACAAGACGCTTAGTTTCCTGATTTACGGCACCACCACCGCGGAAGTCAAAGGCCTGAATGAATTTCCCAAAGACCAGTGGCCCACGAACATTCCTCTGCTTTATTACAGCTATCACATCATGGCCGGGCTGGGGACGATCTTTGTCGCCGTCATGGTGGTTGCGGCTTTTCTGCTGTGGCGCAAAAAACTGTACGAATCGCGCTGGATTCTCTGGGTCCTGATGCTGTGCGCGCCGCTGCCCTACGTCGCCAACACCGCCGGATGGATGACCACGGAGATCGGCCGCCAGCCGTGGCTGGTTTATGGTTTGCTCCGCACCACTGAGGGCTATTCCAAACATGTCCACGCCGGCAACGGGTTGTTTACGTTGCTGGGATTCATGGGACTGTACACGGTGCTGGCCATCCTCTTTCTTTACCTGTTTCACCACGAAGTGGAGCACGGTCCTGAACCGGGCGATGCCGGCGTTCTCCGGACCGGCAACCAGCCGATGTGGCACTAAGGAGGCATTGCGATGCTCTTTGTTTGGTTCTGGCTTGTGGCCATCATGATCACCGGATACGTGGTGCTGGACGGGTTTGATCTGGGAGTAGGCGCATTGCACCTGGTGATCGCCAAGACCGATCAGGAACGTCGCACCGTGATCCGCACCGTGGGCCCGGTGTGGGACGGCAATGAAGTCTGGCTCCTGGCCGGCGGCGGCACGTTGTATTTTGCCTTCCCGCTGCTCTACGCTTCCGGCTTCAGCGGCTTCTATCTTCCCCTGATGATCGTGCTGTGGCTGCTGATCCTGCGCGGCATCGGCATTGAACTGCGCATGCACCTGAATTCGCCGGTGTGGCGCGGCCTGTTTGACGGCTGCTTCGCCTTCTCCAGCATGCTGCTCATGATTTTCTTTGGAGCGGCGCTCGGCAACGTGATCCGCGGCGTCCCGCTGCAAAAGGACCAATACTTCTTTCTGCCTTTGTGGACGAATTGGAGAGTCGGCCCGCAGCCCGGAGTGCTGGACTGGTACACGGTCATCGCCGGCGTGGTGGCGCTGGTCGCATTGACCCTCCACGGCGCGCACTACATTGCAATGAAGACCAGCGGCGACCTCAACCTTCGCGCACGCCGCGTGGCGTCGTCCTTGTGGCCGGTGTTGGCGATGTTGACGGTCGTAAGCTTGGTAGCCACGCTTTCCATCCGGCCTGAATTATTGGCCAACTACCGCACTTATCCAGTGCTTTATGCTGTACCTGTGGCGGTGGCTGCAAGCCTGGCCGCGATGTTCATCTATCGCCGCAAAGGAAGCGATACCGGCGCCTTCCTGGCTTCGTGCGCCTACCTGGTGTTCATGCTGGTAGGCGCCGCAGCCGCGGTCTATCCTAACTTGCTGGTCTCAACCACGGACCCGGCATTCAACATCACCGTGGAGAACGCCCACACCGGAGCGTATGCACTCCGGGTAGGGCTTGTCTTCTGGGGCATTGGAATGGCGATGGCTGCTGGGTACTTTGTGTTTATCTATCGCATGTTCAAAGGCAAGGTAGCAACACAGACGGAAGGCGGCGGCTACCTATAAACCAACAGGCTGGACGTGACGAAGCTAAAGCTTCGGGTAGTCCAGGATACGAATGGATTTAGTGTCGGTTCTAAACTAAACTTGATAAATCTAAAGCCGCAATACCCCAGGCGTTGTGGCGCAATAGAACCAGGTAAGGAGGCCGTCTCCTA from Terriglobia bacterium encodes:
- a CDS encoding TonB-dependent receptor, which produces MFKRQIAMIFVLALLAPAQIFASVFGTVKAIVHDPQHRPVKGAQVLVQSRTSAFKQTAVTNDDGAATILNIPVGEYDITVTSPGFAADQQSGAISSENVLELHFALAVAAHTEKVEVSAEPEMVNPASSTPQALVSRAEIAQTPGADSSNSLAMVTNFTPGATMVHDQLHVRGGHQITWAIDGIPVINTNIATNVGPQFNPKDIDYVEEQRGSYSAEFGDRTYGVFNVATRTGFERSRQGELVTSFGNFDATDDQLSFGDHNDKAAYYFSVNGNRTDHGLATPASGNLHNLGSGVGAFTSLIFNRTPNDQLRFVGSARTDRYQVPNNLGDQAVGIRDREREQDTFGSFSWIHNAGPGIVFTLSPSYHFNRAAFEGLGDAADRLVTTDNRASFYLGGQASLGIVRGRHNAKIGVYGFGQHDSTLIGLQGNTLDPDTAVLVPVNIPLTRQKASGDLEALFIEDQFKAFSWLTLNAGVRFTRFAGLITETAGSPRLGVAIQIPRLKWVLRGSYGRFYQAPPLDTAGNGLQQLLAGQSLAFLPLRGERDEQREIGITIPIRGWALEVDNFRTGAHNFFDHDAIGSSNLFFPLTIEGARMTGTEVTVRAPHLFKKLDVHMVYSHQSAEGSGAVTGGLTDFTPPSAGFFFLDHDQRNTLSTGFSATLPYRSWISGNVAHGSGFLNGDGPAHLPGYGIVDLALGKSIGENWSVKLTGTNLTNKHYFVDLSNTFGGSHFGDPRMVSVQMRYRFHY
- a CDS encoding hemerythrin domain-containing protein gives rise to the protein MKTSRRNFIGNTFIGGASALIATTVGQPLWAAQQKAAEPAKPKEEADEDVSANEDLMREHGVLNRILLIYDEGLRRIQAKEKFDLDIIGKSAGLITRFIEDYHEKIEENHIFPRFEQAGKMVELTVNLRAQHAMGRRVTERIAASVKSKDLPAMSTALAAFVRMYRPHEAREDTVLFPALHKLVSPHEYDAMGEQFEAIERKTFGGDGFDMAVDQVTDLEKQFGIYDISQFTPK
- a CDS encoding DUF2891 domain-containing protein produces the protein MTTGKTLDSSLAARVAGMALACVGREYPNKISHVIEGDADAVPPRKLTPAFFGCYDWHSAVHTHWTLVRLVRLFPEEDFAPPARQALQRSLTPENIAQEVAYMGGAGRQSFERPYGLAWLLQLAQELHECQAGPPETISNAALLAEHLRPLEEAARLRLLDWLLKLPYPVRSGEHSQTAFSMGLMLDYAHSKREKNFAELLVRRARDFFLADKNCPLDYEPSGEDFLSPGLGEADLMRRAVNAAEFAAWLGMFMPHLADALKPVVSPDPADPKFSHLDGLNLSRAWMLDGMASALSVDDPRFADLLASSSVHAEAGLAALTGEHYVGAHWLGTFAVYLLTKRGIPAWR
- a CDS encoding TetR/AcrR family transcriptional regulator — translated: MATPKLHHLPQDHSRACLLGAAKHLFSVVGYENTTLHAICREAQASESVLSEHFGSKDELLRCIFEEGWSRLIVRLTRLQEVASPQKKLKNMARAMVQHLGQDRELRDLILLEGRRMAGGEMMMLTPSYTDLVALADSLIAEVSPHTQPYYVQMMRSVLLGAVEGVLRDIASQERCGYPANFSVQQAEQFLPEVVERLIKTAA
- a CDS encoding cytochrome ubiquinol oxidase subunit I, which translates into the protein MESTLLIHRLHFAFTVTFHYLFPQLTMGLAPLIVIMKTMALRTQNDLYNQAARFWAKIFGINFIMGVVTGIPMEFQFGTNWSHFSRLTGGVIGQPLVMEGVFAFFLESAFLGLFLYGEKRLSPKGHWWAAFLVFAGSWLSGYFIIVTDAWMQHPVAFERMSDGQFQVTSFWGLLMNSWAVVQYAHNMTGAVTTGAFVMAAVGAYYLLQGKFTEYGRVFLRMGVIAGLIVCVLQIFPTGDLHGKMLAKYQPATTAAMEGLFTSESGAPMVILGQPDEEHQRIDNPLVVNKTLSFLIYGTTTAEVKGLNEFPKDQWPTNIPLLYYSYHIMAGLGTIFVAVMVVAAFLLWRKKLYESRWILWVLMLCAPLPYVANTAGWMTTEIGRQPWLVYGLLRTTEGYSKHVHAGNGLFTLLGFMGLYTVLAILFLYLFHHEVEHGPEPGDAGVLRTGNQPMWH
- the cydB gene encoding cytochrome d ubiquinol oxidase subunit II, encoding MLFVWFWLVAIMITGYVVLDGFDLGVGALHLVIAKTDQERRTVIRTVGPVWDGNEVWLLAGGGTLYFAFPLLYASGFSGFYLPLMIVLWLLILRGIGIELRMHLNSPVWRGLFDGCFAFSSMLLMIFFGAALGNVIRGVPLQKDQYFFLPLWTNWRVGPQPGVLDWYTVIAGVVALVALTLHGAHYIAMKTSGDLNLRARRVASSLWPVLAMLTVVSLVATLSIRPELLANYRTYPVLYAVPVAVAASLAAMFIYRRKGSDTGAFLASCAYLVFMLVGAAAAVYPNLLVSTTDPAFNITVENAHTGAYALRVGLVFWGIGMAMAAGYFVFIYRMFKGKVATQTEGGGYL